A window of Fundulus heteroclitus isolate FHET01 chromosome 15, MU-UCD_Fhet_4.1, whole genome shotgun sequence contains these coding sequences:
- the LOC118566188 gene encoding tripartite motif-containing protein 35-like has translation MASGSVTNLCCPVCHDVYRDPVLLSCSHSFCAACLRRWWRRREALQCPVCKRVSGRRRPPRNLALKNLCEAFLLEQGQRAEDVCSLHSENLKLFCLEHQEATCLVCRDSERHAEHKFRPIDEVARRRREELEASLKPLEDRLKLFKEVQDGYERTGNHVKIQAQQAKKQIRREAKLLRELLEAETAVRVGAVRAEQKEKCESVKKRAKELRKRTTSLSDTITKTREELRAGDVSFLRRCGAAAERVGQQPLWKDPAPPSGPPVDTAKHVGNLTFNIWSKIRDLYFDPGSKHGSSDTHTVG, from the coding sequence ATGGCCTCCGGATCCGTCACGAACCTCTGCTGTCCCGTCTGCCACGACGTCTACAGAGACCCGGTCCTGCTGTCCTGCAGCCACAGCTTCTGTGCGGCTTGCCTTCGCAGGTGGTGGCGGAGGAGGGAAGCGCTGCAGTGCCCCGTGTGCAAGCGCGTATCTGGAAGGAGGAGGCCTCCGCGTAACTTGGCATTAAAGAACCTCTGCGAGGCTTTCTTATTGGAGCAGGGGCAAAGAGCCGAGGACGTCTGCAGTCTGCACTCCGAGAACCTGAAGCTCTTCTGTCTGGAGCACCAGGAGGCGACTTGCCTCGTCTGCAGAGATTCAGAGAGACACGCCGAGCATAAGTTCAGACCCATCGACGAAGTGGCCCGGCGTCGCAGAGAGGAGCTGGAGGCGTCGCTGAAGCCGTTGGAAGACAGACTTAAACTCTTTAAGGAGGTTCAAGATGGCTATGAACGAACGGGAAACCACGTCAAAATCCAGGCACAACAAGCCAAGAAGCAGATCAGGAGGGAGGCGAAGCTGCTCCGGGAGCTTCTGGAGGCAGAGACAGCGGTCAGGGTCGGTGCGGTGAGGGCGGAGCAGAAGGAAAAGTGTGAGTCGGTGAAGAAGAGAGCGAAGGAACTGAGGAAAAGGACGACGAGTCTTTCAGACACGATCACAAAAACGAGGGAGGAGCTGAGAGCCGGAGATGTTTCCTTCCTGCGCCGCTGTGGGGCGGCAGCGGAGCGGGTCGGGCAGCAACCCCTGTGGAAAGATCCCGCCCCGCCCTCAGGACCTCCTGTAGACACGGCCAAACATGTGGGCAATCTGACTTTCAACATCTGGAGCAAGATCAGGGACCTGTACTTTGATCCTGGATCCAAACACGGCTCATCTGACACTCACACTGTCGGATGA